One stretch of Abyssibacter profundi DNA includes these proteins:
- a CDS encoding MgtC/SapB family protein: MIEELYLLGKVAAAMVLAGLVGFEREADRKAAGLRTHMLVGGAAALLVGLSDLLIETFSHEAGEAMRTDPIRIVEAIVAGVSFLGAGTIFVSGQNRVRGLTTAASLLMVAGIGVTIAVEAWVVALGVTLLTLAVLRVLALLDTPKGHDNGD, encoded by the coding sequence GTGATCGAGGAGCTTTACCTGCTTGGCAAGGTGGCCGCCGCGATGGTGCTGGCGGGCCTTGTCGGCTTTGAGCGCGAGGCGGATCGCAAGGCGGCCGGCCTGCGTACCCACATGCTGGTGGGGGGTGCGGCGGCGCTGCTGGTGGGGCTGTCGGATCTGCTCATCGAAACCTTCAGCCACGAAGCCGGCGAGGCCATGCGCACCGACCCCATTCGTATTGTCGAGGCCATCGTCGCCGGTGTGTCTTTTCTTGGCGCGGGCACCATTTTTGTCTCGGGCCAGAACCGGGTCCGCGGACTGACCACGGCCGCGTCGCTGCTCATGGTTGCTGGTATCGGCGTCACCATCGCTGTCGAGGCCTGGGTCGTGGCGCTGGGCGTCACGCTGCTGACGCTGGCCGTGCTGCGGGTGCTCGCGCTGCTTGATACCCCCAAGGGCCACGACAACGGTGACTAG
- a CDS encoding slipin family protein yields MTPLISIFVFAVVALLASAIKILNEYERGVIFTLGRYTGTKGPGLILVIPFLQKMMKVDMRVIVMDVPTQDVISRDNVSVKVNAVVYFRVVDAGKATLQVEQYYAATSQLAQTTLRSVLGQHELDDMLTERDKLNQDIQAILDRHTDAWGIKVSNVEIKHVDLDESMIRAIARQAEAERSRRAKVIHAEGEQQAAEKLTEAAKALALEPQAMQLRYLQTLLDVTTGSSGQNSTIIFPLPMDLIKPLMAKLNSDE; encoded by the coding sequence ATGACCCCATTGATCAGCATTTTCGTCTTCGCGGTTGTCGCGCTGCTCGCGTCCGCGATCAAGATTCTCAACGAGTACGAGCGTGGGGTGATTTTTACCCTGGGCCGCTACACCGGGACCAAGGGCCCCGGCCTGATCCTCGTCATCCCATTCCTGCAGAAGATGATGAAGGTCGATATGCGGGTCATCGTCATGGACGTGCCGACCCAGGACGTGATCTCCCGCGACAATGTCTCGGTCAAGGTCAACGCCGTGGTGTACTTCCGTGTCGTGGATGCCGGCAAGGCCACGCTGCAGGTCGAGCAGTACTACGCGGCCACAAGCCAGCTCGCCCAGACCACGTTGCGCTCGGTGCTGGGCCAGCATGAGTTGGACGACATGCTCACCGAGCGCGACAAGCTCAACCAGGACATCCAGGCCATTCTCGATCGCCACACCGATGCCTGGGGCATCAAGGTCTCGAACGTCGAGATCAAGCATGTGGATCTCGACGAATCGATGATTCGCGCCATCGCCCGCCAGGCCGAGGCCGAGCGTTCGCGGCGCGCCAAGGTCATTCACGCCGAAGGTGAGCAGCAGGCGGCGGAAAAACTCACCGAAGCCGCCAAGGCACTGGCGCTGGAACCCCAGGCCATGCAGCTGCGTTACCTCCAGACCCTGCTCGATGTCACCACCGGCAGCAGTGGGCAGAACTCCACGATCATCTTCCCGCTGCCCATGGACCTGATCAAACCATTGATGGCCAAGCTCAACTCTGACGAATGA